Within the Candidatus Sulfotelmatobacter sp. genome, the region GTGACCAACGTCGTCGGCGATCAGCAGAATCCGAAGATCGTTCGCGACGGCTCGGGCGGCATGTTGATCGCGTGGGAGGACTCGCGCGGCAACGTCGATTTCGCACCCGACATCTTCGCTCAGCGTTTGAACGCGGCCGGCGCGCCGCTCTGGGCGCCGAACGGAGTCCCGGTGGTCGTCACGCCGGGCCAGCAGGTCCGGCCTTCGATCGCGGGTGATGGTGCGGGCGGGCTGTTCGTCGGCTGGGACGACTACGTGAGCGGCACGGGCGACGTTCGTGCCCAGCACCTCGAGCCGGTGGCCGGCGGCCAGACGTGGCTACCGGCCAATGGACTCGCGGTGTGCGTGCTGCCCGACGACCAGTCGTTCACCACCGTCACGTCGGACCTTGGCCGCATGCTGATCGCGTGGACCGATACGCGCAGCTACCCGGTGATCGACATCTACGCTCAGGCGATCTCCCTCACCGGCGTGCCGCTGTGGACCGCCAACGGCGTCAAGGCTTCTCAAGCGCCCGACCTGAACAATTCCAGCCCGGTGATCATCTCCGACGGATTGGGCGGCGCGATCATCGGCTGGCAGGCCTACGACGGCGGCGCCTTTGCCGACAATATCGTCGCTCAACACCTGGACGCCCTCGGAAGTCTCACCTGGGGCGCGAGCGACTTGCTGGTGTGCGGTGCGCCGGGCCGCCAGCTCTTCATGGGCGGCATCTCCGATCAGCGCGGCGGCGCGATCTTCTTCTGGGACGACCGCCGCATCGACGAGAGCAACATCGATATCTTCGCGCGACGCGTGACCGGAACCGGCACACTGCTGTGGGGAATCGACGGCAACGCCGTCTCGACCGCAGCCGGCGCGCAGGTGGCGCCGATCGGCACCACCGACGGCGCGGGCGGCGCGATCATCGGCTGGCAGGATCAGCGTGCGTCCAACGTCGCCGTTTTCGCCCAGCAAATTGGAGCGAGCGGACTCGTCGGCGTGCGCGATCCGTCGAAGAACTGTGAGCCCGACATCTGCGGCCATCCCTACGCCGATTTCGGCGACGCGCCCGAAGGGATCGCCGCCTACGGGAGCGGCGCGCCCGGCCACTTCCCCACCTGCATCACCGACACGCCGCCCGGAAATCAGACCATCGATTGCGGCGCGGCATTGAGCACGCCGCCCGGGCCGACCGGCTACGTCGAGCACGTCGCCACCGCGTTCGATCCGTTCTATTTCGGGTTCGGCTGCGGGCCCGCGACCTCGCCGGGGTTGGCGGTGGACTCCGAAGCCGACGGCACCGAGAAGGTGGGGCCCACGCCGGCGATCGTTCCGAGCGAGGTGAGCGTTTGTTCGCCCGGAGTCACGATCTACGAGTACGAGCTCGCGACCAACGGCCTGAACTATGGCGTGGATGAGCGGCCCGGCGACGGCGACGCCGGCATCGACGTCACCCCCAAGATGCCGGTGTGCGAGCAATGGGCGATCAACTACGACGCCTGGGCCTGTGCGACGTCACCCGTTCCGGTGTTCCTCAACATTCTGGTGGACTGGAACCACGACGGCGACTGGAACGACGTGGTGGCGTGCGGAACGTTCACGCCCACCTCGTGCGCGCCCGAGTGGGCGGTGAAGAATGCACCGGTGACGCTCTCCCCCGGCTGCAATCACAAGACCTCGCCGCTGTTTCCGTGCGGCCCGTTCGCGGGTGCCTCGTGGATGCGCATTACGCTCACGCAGGTGCCGGTGTCGGACGATTTCCCGTGGCGCGGCTCGGCGCCACCGCCGCGTTCGGGCCAGCCGGGCTACTTCGCCGGCGGCGAGACCGAGGACTATCCGGTGCTTCAGGTGGCGGCGAGTGACGTGGCGCTCGGCAATCTGCCGCGTGGCTTCAGCCTCGACACGCCGTCGCCCAATCCGACCTCCGGCGCCGCAACGCTGCGCTTCTCGCTGCCGCGCGCCGAAGCGGTCGAACTCGGCGTGTTCGATCTGGTCGGGCGGCGGGTGCGACGCCTCGACTCGGCCGCCGCGACCGCCGGCCCGCACGAAATCGTGTGGGACGGGCGCGACGATGGTGGCGCGCGCACCAGCCCCGGGCTCTACTTCGTGCGGCTGCGGGCGAGCGAGGGCGTCGTGACGCGGGCGGTGGTGGTCGAGAGGTAAGTCAGGCGAACGCCCCCATCTGGCACCGAACGTGTAGAGGGCTCGAGCGGCCCCCCGGAGAAGGGGGAGCGCATGTTCGGCATTCGGATCTCGAAATTCGCTCGGGTCTTCACCAGCGCGCTGTTTCTCGTCTCACAGGTAGGCCTGCCCGGCTGCGGCAACGGGCCGCTCAATCCGACAACGAAGTCGTCACCGTTGTCGGCGGAACGCAGGCCCCGCGATCGGGTCGCGCGGATGCCGTCGGATGATGCACCGCCCGACAACGGGGCGCCGGCGTTCGCTCCGGCCAACTGGCACGGCGGCAAGGGCAGCCTGCCGCTCGGTCCCGACATCACTCCGCAGGAATTGCTGGCGCACGTGGACTCGCTGCCCGCGGTGGTTGCCGCAAAGGCGGCCTTCGCGTCGCGGGGCTACATTCGGCGTCAGGAGCTCGATTCACTGAAGATTCTGCCGGGATACTCGATGGTGCTGCTCGGCTATCAGAAGCCCGGGCTCGAGCTGAACCAGGCCGAGGCCTACATTTTCGTCTCAACCCGCCGGCTCGATCTGTATGTTGATGCCGAGGTCTGCGGAGGCCCGACGTACACGGATTGTACGCACGAATCCGTGCCCGCGACGCTCTTCCAAACTCAGGTGGGCGGCGGGCTGATCGAGCACGCCGCGTCGGATTCGATCCTGTTCGTGGACACTCCGGACGATCCCGCCATCGCGATCGTCGGAACATTCAGTGGCTCGCCGGCTCCATCGGCGACGTTCGGAAATCAGCGCGTGATGCTGACTGGGCTGGCGTCCACGCTCGCCGGCGAAGACGGCTGGACCAGCTGTCTGGACATCTTCGGCTATGGCGCCCCGCCCGATGCGACGTGGACGTATGCGCCGGTCCACGGCCCGGAGTACTACGCCGAACTCGCGGCCGTCGCGCGCGAGAACGCTGCCGAACTCGAGCACTATGGCGACGAATTCATGATCGGCTTCGCAGTGGGCGTCGTCGCGGCCATTGCACCGGAGGCGGCGTTCGGGGCCGTTACCAATCTCACCATCCGGAAGGCGATCGTGGATGGGATGGCGGGCGGGCTCGGGTTCGTGTGGCACGAGTACTGGTCGGCCCGTCAGTAGGACGATCGTTGCCGGAGGCGACCCGTGTTCTACTTCATCCCTCTCGAAAAGAGCCGCGTCTGGTTGCTGGTGCTGATCGTGCTGGCGTACACGTTCCTCGCGGTGCGGCTGCAGACCGCGGGACACCCCACGAGCTACTACGAGTTCAAGCCGTGGAACTGGTGGCCCGCGATCTGCGTGCTGGGAGTCATGTGCGTCGCGGCGGCCACCGATCACTTCTCGCGCTCGATCAAGGTGAAGCTCTACCTCATCGCCGGCGCGATGTTCGTCTACGCCGCCGTCATGCTCCCGCTCATGCTGTGGTTGGGCGCGGTGATCCTGCACCCCGAGCGCGGGGACGCGTCGCACGCCGCACAGGACTGGGCGCTGATGCGGGCCTATGCCGGCTACCCGATGGTGATTCTCTCGATGCGGAGTTCATGGCTGCTGCTCAAGAGGGGAAAAGCCGGCCCGGCCGCGAGCCACGACATCGAGCTCAGCCAGGCCGCCTCGAAATTCGTGCGCGAACGGGTGGGCGAATTGCTCGCCTGGGATCTCGAGGCGCTCGACCAGCTTCCCGCGCGGGCCGACGAGGAGATCCGGATCGCCGACGAGTGGATGTCGGCCGCCAGCTGGAGAGAAGCTCAGGATGACGGCTCGCACTGGATCGTCGTTCAGGTCTGGCGGCGCGGGCTGCGCGATCGAACGGTCGCAGCCGCCGGCTTCGCGCTCGACTCCGGCGCGCGCCGCACGCTGTCGGATGCGGAACTGCGAGAGGG harbors:
- a CDS encoding FlgD immunoglobulin-like domain containing protein, whose amino-acid sequence is VTNVVGDQQNPKIVRDGSGGMLIAWEDSRGNVDFAPDIFAQRLNAAGAPLWAPNGVPVVVTPGQQVRPSIAGDGAGGLFVGWDDYVSGTGDVRAQHLEPVAGGQTWLPANGLAVCVLPDDQSFTTVTSDLGRMLIAWTDTRSYPVIDIYAQAISLTGVPLWTANGVKASQAPDLNNSSPVIISDGLGGAIIGWQAYDGGAFADNIVAQHLDALGSLTWGASDLLVCGAPGRQLFMGGISDQRGGAIFFWDDRRIDESNIDIFARRVTGTGTLLWGIDGNAVSTAAGAQVAPIGTTDGAGGAIIGWQDQRASNVAVFAQQIGASGLVGVRDPSKNCEPDICGHPYADFGDAPEGIAAYGSGAPGHFPTCITDTPPGNQTIDCGAALSTPPGPTGYVEHVATAFDPFYFGFGCGPATSPGLAVDSEADGTEKVGPTPAIVPSEVSVCSPGVTIYEYELATNGLNYGVDERPGDGDAGIDVTPKMPVCEQWAINYDAWACATSPVPVFLNILVDWNHDGDWNDVVACGTFTPTSCAPEWAVKNAPVTLSPGCNHKTSPLFPCGPFAGASWMRITLTQVPVSDDFPWRGSAPPPRSGQPGYFAGGETEDYPVLQVAASDVALGNLPRGFSLDTPSPNPTSGAATLRFSLPRAEAVELGVFDLVGRRVRRLDSAAATAGPHEIVWDGRDDGGARTSPGLYFVRLRASEGVVTRAVVVER